The Lasioglossum baleicum chromosome 5, iyLasBale1, whole genome shotgun sequence genome segment tagaaGAGATTATTGCATTTACTTCTGATCATGTCAAGCTGATGTTATTGTTATTAGATTATGCAAATGATAGACTATATTTTAATGTTACTACCAACCAGAtaagaagaaaaaaattttataatcgagtAGTTGATAACACAtttaatacaaatttataaaaatacatttccACGATACAACGCAGTttgaaatacataattaaaataattactagCTTCGGACAGCCTTTTCTGAAATCTAACATTTctaacataaataaatataaaaactgTAGAAAACTCTACAGAAAAACAATTTAGTCTttgtttataatataaataaatataagaatTATAGAGAAAACACTCTAAAGAAAAACAATTTAGTCTTCGTTTCTAACATAAATAACATctctaatataaataaatacaagaaTTACAGAAAACTCTACAGAAAACAATTTAGTCTTTGTTTTACATAAACAACGCCTATAAAAATAGTAGAATGCATTAAAAGAATATTATTGCAATAtatattccaaaaattcaagtataAGAGTGTTATTATATCGAGGAAGCAAGTAGAGCGTAAAAGAGAATGATAATGCTAATAAAAATGATACGTTAATTTCACAATACTACTCGATAGTTTACAAACTATGCAGCATTGTTACGAATATCTGAAACGCGGGATTTTTTTGTACAGCATGTGCAACAGTGAAAAAAGTACATAAAACCTTAGCGATCATGGTGTTGTTAAGTTCTTACCACTTAATACTTTGTCAAAGATGCAGTGACATGATAAAGACAGAGAAACCTCGGACGTGTTGTCAGGTTATAAAATACGCAAATTGTTGTAACAAAGATGCATTACGTCCAGCCAACGGTCGCGGTAGATTCCTGAAAAGGAAATTGTATTCCTAACGCAAATAGCACGCTCTAAGGACTTTGTTTAGCCGTAAAGCAGCGGGAACGACTTGTAAACAATTTACGAGTTAGCAAAAGAACTCCGAAGAAACGAAGGTTCGTAAGTGATAGATTGTTCGCGTCTATACGATTATCTTGTGTACTACCAACGAGTACAGATCATCCATAACGTTAATCATACGACACCGCACGCACAACACACTTCATATCGCGTTCTACcatgtaaataaataggtaAACGGTTTTACTTGAAAATAATGGACACACGTAGatccgcaccgcaccaccgtcAGTATAAATATGGCGTTCCCTGACGGCTCGGTCAACTCTTATCCCAGTGTGCATGAAGAATCGCATAGGCAGAACTGCATACAAAGAACGACGCTGTCGCCACCTCGCATGAAAATACGAAACTACCGAAGTTTTTAAGCTTTGCGCATTTTAGAATCAATTTCTAGCCACGTTTAATTCTATATAGCTTAGTTTAATTGGTGAATTAATTTGAATGAATGAATTAGTTTTCTATCTTAAATAAAACATGCAACGAAGTATCGTAGTTCAATAATGTTGAGTTTTTTCCTAGTTACACAAAGCGCACTGTAGAGCGCCAGAAAATTCGATGTTACTTTTCTCAAAAGTATGTAGCTCGTGACTACGTGCTTTTATTATCTCTATCTGATTTCTGATTATACATTGTTGCTGTTGCTTCGTTGTCTCTGTATATAAACTGATATAAACATTGTATATATAaacataatattatacatacaacTACCTCTCCTTCTTCAATTCACTAAAGTTGTCGACGTCTTTGTTATGAAGACAAAGACATTTCATTTGAAGTCAATGTACGCTCGTGGTTCATTCTTCAACCTTTTTGTCTGATATCTTACAATAATTGTCATGTTATATTTCAGCAATGAGAGCTACAATAATTGCTACTTCTTTGTGTACCTTTTGCCACAGACAAGGTCAGTACAGACATTGCATCTTATGGGCTTTTCTGTACTATTCCACTGTTGCGCTCTATGTTACCAACAATTCACGTATTAGCAAGAAATGAATATTTCGGACAATAAATTTtccgaatttattttctatattttttgtcCGAAATTGTTGTGCGGCATAGTGGtattaacaatattaaaatGTTGTCTTAATCACCGTATCTCGTGGGTGCCCTAAATTAGGGCCCCTAATGCGCCACGAATAACTCCTATGGTACGCACCTGAGGATCTGATTGATGACCACTATATAgaatgcagatctttatgcaaaataaaaattgtctgcatcaattgcaagaaatagaaaccaaattcaatgttattttttccctttaatagaagagaaatcgtatattgatggctcttcaatttttaaaattttccaacaactttgaatttcatctataatctatatactcaattttgctataattgcataaagaccgCAGCCGCAGTCTATTAGTGATCACTGTGACAAAGATCACGTGATACTTCTGCCATTCAAATTGAGCTCTTTTTTTCTGACGAATGCATATCTTGaaatgattgaatattaaacgaTATTCATTTACTGAACTTTGTAATATGGTCTTGTAAATTCTAGTTGTTAAACGATACAGTTATGGTAATATTAATCAGCATTCGAACGCTAAACGAAATGAACAAGAACCTTATAATAAGCCTATTAAAGTATGCTTCTTTTATGTTACTTTCATTTAGGTGGAAATATATCATCTTCATGTAATATACAGTAGTACTCAATTAAACGAAAAACTTTATTTACAGAACTACTCGCAAATAAAAGTaatagcaataataataataataattaataataataataataataatcgattCGTTTCGAATCGATCAACGATAATTATAACAAGTGAAAGAAAGGGAGAGCaagagagacagaaagagaggaagaaaaTAATGATAGTTGGCTACATCGGTGACTGTGATGGTGTAACAGTGGCAACAGCAGCTGAATAGACTTCAATAGTAGTAGTTAACGGTAGCTGTAGCAATAACTTGTATTTAGGACTTAATTCTCATGTACAGACTGAAGTTCTTGAATTTGTTTAATTAGGTACGCCTTCTCGTCGTTAAATTGCTCATCCTCGGAACGATCAGTATGGAAGCGCGTCAGGAATTCGATTAGCTTCTCCTGGTTGCGCAGTAAAATGTCTAGTATCGGTTTTGGCTTGTTTGGATTCGCCACGAACACCTATGTAATTACGAGTATAGATTAGAATATCAAATCCAAAAagtaattattcatattttagaaaattcttttttattatcGCAGAATCCAACAGTCGGAAATATCCTAGAATAATAAGTACTAAGTACCATTCTGCAAAGTAAGTATCGAGAATTAAAAGCATTAAAAAAAGTTCTGTATCTATTTCATAACCACAAATCATACAGGTCTCCCTcttcttaaatattttcagtTAATGCTTTCAAACAAAAAAGTAACGAGAAGATTATTGATTACGAAGTTGACAGATCGTTTCGATAAACCTAATACAATAATGCTCGGTTAATTGTTGCGTTTCTTCCATAGCCAATGCCATTTTCTATCTCCACCACTTCTTAaagggtagtctcgtttccaggattgcaggatgcgggatgcgccttctcatttctcgacaatgcaaagtttagtatttttcgGTTGTTTCTTCCTAATTGTTATAGAAaccgaaatatatatacatatatataggaATACCGGTATGACGTcatatgaaaatatgaaaataccGATATATTTGCATACATTTACCGATAACAATTTCGGTTTCCCCAATGTAATTTAGAAGAGCATCCAGAAACTAAAGCGAGGATTTACAAGCGGTATGGTCGTCTAATGTTTTATGACGGTCACGGTAGGCATCGGTGGATAATTTACCTGAATTCGGATTCGCGATTGTTCGTTTGCAGGGAGGGTTTACGACGGAACGTATTTAGGTCACTAACGGTGCTTCTTAACGATTCTGGGGTTAAATAATatcggtttttccaatgtaaTGTATAAGAGCATCCAGAAACTAAAGCAGGGATTACAACCGTTATGGTTTTGACGGTCTAATGTTTTATGACGGTCACGGTAGATGATCGGTGGATAGTTTAcctgaattcggactcgcgcttgttcctttGCAGAGAGGATTTTACGACGGGACGTATTTATATTGCGTATACTTTAGGAAGTATAATTTAGGTGACCGTGCTTCTCGACGGTTCTGGGGTAAGTAGCACGCAGTTCCTTTTTGTTTGGGGCACCCCTTACATTGTTTCGGTAGAATATCGGTTATACCGAAACAGGTATTTTTAACGATttcggtattatttcggtttcgataCAGCCTTGTGAACTGCCTGGACAAAAGATCAATCCAGGTCGCAGTCACCCTCGAAAGtcgcatttttacgtttacgagacgtaatttacATTACACATATTTTTCTAAAGCTGCAGCAGCTAcctgctgccgaataatgcaaattgcacctagtaaacgtaaaaatagacagCGGTCCTTTTGaccactgaaaaaccccatctttgcattatcgagaaatgattcTGACAATCTTGGAAACAAGTCTACACCCTTAAATTAGCATGACATTGTCGAGGCATGATTCGTATCATAATACAGTGACACGACAAAATCTAGAATCTGCGACATTTAACCGGACATTATCGTCCACTGAATTAAAAGAATGAATACTAAAACATGCTAATTATTAAGAAATGTgaatatttcataaatattcGGATATACCTTAAAAACATGAAACGCTTCAAATTGTATATTACGTGATTTCTCTTTGAGCATATTCATCATTAACTTCAGATTATCCGGATTCGAAATATATCGTGTCATTacctgaaattgaaaaataacatTATTACAACAGCATTTTGAAGTGGTATAGATTACGAATATACGTTTTTAAATGAACTAGTTTAACATTGTACATACGGTAAAATTATGTCTATCGAGTAGAAGTTCCCCTAGTAGTTTCAAACTCTGTCGTCGCGTTACATAGTTTTCCGAATTCAATAACCTTTGATAATGAGAGAAAACTTTATCGTAATTTATTTCTAAAAATTCAGCGCTCAGTATTTTATGCCTGGTAAGTAATTCCTAAAAACCAACGTACCGGATGCACCAACAGTATTGCTTTACTTTAAGTACGATATATCATGCGCTTATCATCGCTTACTTTGAATGTAGAAAATGCGTCGGAAGCTATGTCGAATGTTGACACTTCAACATatctgaaaaaattgtaaaagtcGTCCGAATAGATCATTATTTTAGCCAAAGCCTCGTATCTTGCACATTCTCTTAACATAGTGCCACAATTTAAGGCGATATCTTGGTGCTCATACCTAGAATTTATTTGATCGTGTTAGTAGCAATCTAATTTGAATAGAAAACGATCTTGTTTTCATTTCTACACTTACCCAGACATAAGAGTGAATAATATTTCTGGTTTGGTACATATGTATTCCACTGTTGGAGATCTGGTTCCAATTTGTCTCCGCAGTATATTATTAAACACTTGCGCGACATCTTTCTTTCCCTATTAAATATTGCGttgtaaaagaaataaatattagaCAGAACATTACATACGAGATTCTCAATATGTTGATATAAATCAACTGTTGTCAATTTAATCCTATTACTAAACAGTATTTACTAACTTCATTCAACATTTGTATTATattgttaatatattttttaggtCATTTAAAAAGCTTAAAACCTGTCAAGACGAAATATTACTTTTCCAGATATATTTTTTCAGCTGGTTTTTCTGTAATATTTGAATTGGAAATGAAACGGTAACAAAAAAGAATTGAAAGCGTTTGTAGAATTGCATACAAACTTAttagtaataagtagactgtggatttttatgtatGTACAAAGAGATTAActgggtgaaatgtaaaactgtgaaaaatataaaaaatctaagGATATTGTCATGTAGTGAAATGactttttaattttgcataaagatctgcagtctagcaaTAAGTATCTGTGGAtgatatatatatgtttatatgtACACACAATTAGAGTATATTTAGAATACGCGTTGACATACCTCAAAATCTATACGACTAAGATTCTGCACAAGTAGAAGCAACAAATTACTATTGTATAATTCTTGCGCCAACTGAGCAACAACGATATCTGCCTGGGGCTCTGTCTCAGCTGTTCCGTAAAGCATATTCTTTATGTGTACCAAATTTTTACTGACATCCTCTTGAGCCTGAAAATCCGCATACTGCATCATAGAAATCAGAAATCATTGTTACAACGTACCTTTTCTACCTTCTTATCACCGCGCTCCAATGCGTTTACCGCCTCTTTTAGAGCTTTCACGACCTCCGCCGGACTCTTTTGCGACTTTCCGAACAGAGGCATGTTTTTCACAATGTACAGACCTATTGGAGCATGCGAACATAGCAAAGAACGTGTTAGATAA includes the following:
- the Mo25 gene encoding calcium binding protein Mo25 translates to MPLFGKSQKSPAEVVKALKEAVNALERGDKKVEKAQEDVSKNLVHIKNMLYGTAETEPQADIVVAQLAQELYNSNLLLLLVQNLSRIDFEGKKDVAQVFNNILRRQIGTRSPTVEYICTKPEILFTLMSGYEHQDIALNCGTMLRECARYEALAKIMIYSDDFYNFFRYVEVSTFDIASDAFSTFKELLTRHKILSAEFLEINYDKVFSHYQRLLNSENYVTRRQSLKLLGELLLDRHNFTVMTRYISNPDNLKLMMNMLKEKSRNIQFEAFHVFKVFVANPNKPKPILDILLRNQEKLIEFLTRFHTDRSEDEQFNDEKAYLIKQIQELQSVHEN